A single window of Colletotrichum destructivum chromosome 9, complete sequence DNA harbors:
- a CDS encoding Putative nicotianamine synthase, S-adenosyl-L-methionine-dependent methyltransferase superfamily produces the protein MAVETYSAARQAQHACSDANHTAAAIEKPLTGDWSGVQRVSSKLPYHDDLSERTVLGIVELFKRMKGLGSLYPDPVNGAIFNQLFDLVTTSKTTKAQEEKIMTDARVTTILPELRQIWGDGEYLLELEFARKVISGGSRAECQQMFKSFPYLDQYYQLARMEANTLDTAIGETQLSYPRKIAFLGSGPTPFTALCMRPRLGDNVEILNIDRSEEAIQHGALVARCLGDNMRFVKADVASVPNDLQDCDVVHFAALIGGDEEQKLDLLLCVARAMKKGALIMLRSTDSLRQCLYPKIDTDNSDVLDVLTPVVATRYFGKSTSLTSIVLVVD, from the exons ATGGCTGTTGAAACGTATTCCGCCGCTCGCCAGGCGCAGCACGCCTGTTCCGACGCAAACCACACGGCTGCCGCGATTGAGAAGCCCTTGACGGGCGACTGGTCCGGCGTGCAGCGAGTCTCAAGCAAGCTACCGTACCATGATGATCTCAGCGAACGTACTGTTCTCGGAATCGTTGAGCTCTTCAAGCGTATGAAGGGCCTTGGGAGCCTGTACCCCGACCCCGTCAACGGGGCCATCTTTAACCAGCTTTTCGACCTTGTCACAACCTCTAAGACTACCAAGGCGCAGGAAGAAAAG ATTATGACTGACGCACGTGTGACTACAATTCTCCCAGAGCTTCGTCAAATTTGGGGCGATGGCGAGTACCTCCTTGAGCTTGAGTTTGCTCGCAAAGTCATCAGTGGAGGCTCAAGGGCAGAGTGCCAGCAGATGTTCAAGTCGTTTCCCTACCTGGACCAATACTACCAGTTGGCGCGCAT GGAGGCCAATACACTCGACACAGCTATTGGCGAGACTCAGCTCTCATACCCCCGCAAGATTGCATTCCTCGGCTCGGGCCCTACGCCCTTTACTGCGCTCTGCATGAGGCCGAGGCTGGGCGATAACGTAGAGATTCTCAACATCGACCGCAGCGAAGAGGCTATTCAGCATGGAGCCCTTGTAGCCCGTTGCCTTGGCGATAATATGCGCTTTGTTAAGGCTGACGTAGCCTCAGTGCCCAATGACCTCCAGGACTGCGACGTAGTGCACTTTGCAGCCCTTATTGGTGGGGATGAGGAGCAGAAACTtgacctgctgctttgcgTTGCGAGGGCTATGAAGAAGGGCGCCCTTATTATGCTACGGAGCACCGACAGCCTTAGGCAGTGCCTTTACCCTAAAATCGACACGGACAACTCAGACGTGCTGGACGTCTTGACCCCTGTTGTTGCAACACGGTATTTTGGGAAGTCGACCAGTTTGACAAGCATCGTTCTTGTCGTCGACTAA